The Malus domestica chromosome 10, GDT2T_hap1 nucleotide sequence AGGCAACGGGTAGAATTGCCCGCACGTGGCATGAAATAGAAGGACGTGTCGGCAAGTCCAGGGAACACCTGACTTTCTGGAAATTGATCCAATTACATTTTGGTGTTAGGGAAAGGGAACAGCCCTTCAACAACGTCGGTCACGTGTATGACGTATGCGAGTGCGACTCTCTTCACCGACTCTCTGCTTTTCTGGGAAATGATAAACTCGCTTTAACGTTTCTCCACGTGTTTCTCTCAGCTCTCCCCCTTTTGttcaaaacttaaaacttaaaacccCCACGTCACAGCCTCACAGTCTCCGCGACCAAAGAAACCCACCAACCGCCATCATGACGGCCGCTTTCCGCCGGAGCACCAACCTCACTCGCCTGTTACACAAGAACTCCATCACCGACCCGATCGCGCCCCGGAGACTGctccaaacccaaacccaaacccagaCCCCCTCCAAAGCCTACCTCCGCTTCCCTCAAGTCTTCCGCAAAGCCAGAGACTACGACCTCTCCCCCTCCGTCTTCTCCTCCGCCTTCTCCTCCTCCAAGTCCTCCGTCGAAGCGCCGTCGGCTTCCAAGTTGGGGTTCGTGGGATGGTACCTGGGTATGATCCAGAGCCGCCCCATTTTGACCAAGAGTGTGACCGCGGCGCTTATTTACACCGCCGCCGATTTGTCCTCCCAGGTGGGTCGAATTGTAATTATATCGTCACTTTTGGGCATTTTGTAGTTACCCACTTGGTCAGTTTGGCTCTGGTTGTATCTAACCAAGTAATGATCTTTATCAGACATTAGCAAAATCATCCTTATCAGAATCTTATGATCTTGTAAGGACAGCGCGCATGGCTGGCTACGGGATGCTGGTTTTGGGTCCGTCGCTGCATTTCTGGTTCAATCTCATGTCGAAAGCTTTGCCGAAACGAGATATGTTTTCGACAATGAAGAAAATGGCAATGGGGCAGCTGCTTTACGGACCTACAATGACGTCTGTTTTCTTCTCCTTGAATGCATGTCTACAAGGTGTGCATAAAGTTCCTTTCTTAATGACACATTTTTTTGTGATGAGTGATGCTTGTATGTTCGATTTTGTGGAAATTTTGTATTTTGCAATGTTTAGGAAAGTTGTGGAATTCCCTATGCACATTTTGAAGGTTCAGGGGTTGAATTAGGCGGAAATTAGGCTGGTTTGTCAATGACTGTGAATTAGGCTGGTTTATCACTTTGACGAATTGTTCATCATAGGAATAGGATGCTGCTACCGAAAGTAGCCAAGTTTTGTGAATATGTTATACAATTCCAGTTGTAGTTCACCACAAAATATGGTCTAGATGTTTGTAGGCAAGACTTGGATGCATAATGAATAAAACCTGTACTGCTGCGTAAGAAATTTACCCGTtgtaaactttaaaaaatagagtgaaattGTGTCTGCAGAgagatgtgtggataccatgatTAATTTCATATGGTCTAAGTAGTTACCATGATTGCCAATTCCAggtgaaaatggtgaagaaattgTTGCCCGCCTACAGCGAGACTTGTTCCCTACATTGTTAAATGGTGTTATGTACTGGCCAATATGTGATTTTATCACATTCCGATTCATTCCTGTCCATTTACAGGTATGTGGAAGGCTCTCTTTTAGCTTGGTTTTTCTCAGttttattttggattttggaATTACGTGAAATTGGGATTGCTTGGGCTGCTGAGTTTTTACAAAACACGGGTTAAGAGCCTAAAGTTTGGCTCTTGACAAGCGTAGGAAGTTTCCGACTTGATCAGTTCACCTGCACATTTCTCACGCTCTGGAAACTAACTTGGTTGTTTTTGATGCTCTCATTTTGAACAGCCATTAGTGAGCAACGGATTTTCGTATCTGTGGACCATTTACATGACGTACACGGCAGGCTTGGAGAAAGCTGGCACAAGGACGTCCTAGCTGATTGACTCTAGGCGCCTATTCTTTTTACTAGTCTCATCTTCAAGATTTAGACATGTCTCAACTACCCTGCTTGGAAGTTGCTTGTCTCAACTACCCTGCTTGGAAGTTGCTTGTGATGAACCTTCTGGACGCCTGAGCAGAAATGCGAGCACGACATCCACAGCCGGACTATGGTTGAAGGCTTGAAGCACAGGCTATGAATCTCGCTCTCATTGCGATTCATTGGTAATTACATTCGGATCGTGTCTTTTCACCATTCGTGTAAAAGTATTTATGCTGTTGGGTCAAGTTTGAGGGTTTTGTATAAAGCAATAGGTTGATGTTGTTGAAGACACCGCAAGTATCAGTTGGAGTGTCCACGTAAAAATCTTTACAACAATTACAAGAGTAAAACGCCAACAATGAAATCGCTGACATTTGAGAAAATATGTCAGCTGAGAGGAGTAACGCCAAGCAGCAATGGAAATGGTCACTGTCCAACTGCAATAATTTGAACACTGGATATTGCATTTTTCGCATGACTTGGTAACAATAAACGGGCGAGCAGAAACAATTTCCGTTGAAGGATGGTGCGAAGAATTCTTCACACTTTCCATGTCTTGCTTGTATTGAAAAGTTTACATACTATCGTATTAACATGCCCCCTCCCCCATAACCCCATAACAATTATCAAGCCTATATCGAAACGCAACATAAAGCAAAACTTCTCACATAATCTACGACTTATTCCCTATCGCAATGCTTCAAAACTCCGTAAACAGGCAAAGGCTTAAGAGTTGATCATGTTAaagaattgactcaaaacactctactGTGAGTAAGTGAGGGTGCAATTTCATGTCTCGTGATCTCATCAATTGTTGATTATGTATAAGGTTCTGCTCACTCTTCAGATGCTCGCAAGACAATCTTCTCGAGCTGTATGGGCCAATCTACGCCAAGCATTTGGGGATTTAGCTCCACTGATGCACAAAAATCTGACATGGTTGCATAAGTAGATTTTGTTTCTCTTTGCATATGTCTTCCACGCAACATCCCATTTGAACCATCGTTGTACGGATATGAACCACTCACTTGTTTTAAGTGATCACTGCCATGCCTTGTCCCGCCTAGCCGAATACAAGGTTCCATTAACCTCTTCAGATAAGCATCCAATCCATTATTCAAGAGGTTAACACAGTCTATAGAGACATTAATACCCTCCTTCTCCAACTTCCGCTCCAAACGATTTCTTAAGGATCTCGTATCAGGTAGCTCACCACTGTTTTGACAGGTCACAGGGTGGTAAGCACCACTTACTGATACATTAGGAAGAGATTTACGCGATCCACCCAAATATATACCGAGTGGAGCAGTTACTGGGCTTCTACTTTGAATAGCTGGGCTTCCTGCATCCTGTTCAACCTCTTCTCCATCTTCTACAGAGGCAACTTCAACAGGCGGCCTGCTTCCAAAAGAAAGCAATTCAGTAGCACTTTGCTGCTCTtgtgcttttgaaaaatgttgggACTTTCCATTTGGCCCCAAAGGACTTGGGCGGTCCTGAAACTTGCGTTCTCGATTAACTGGAGACAGGATCCTGTCAGGGGATGGAGAAACTGCATCTGCATTAATCGAGTGAAGCGCATCCTTCTGATAACCATTTGCTACTTTAACATTAAGGGTGCATCCCCTTTTCCGAACACCGGTCAAGGGCGGATGTTTTGCAAGGCAGGCGTTCTTGAGGATGGATTTAATAAGCCCGTTATGAAGATTGACATTTTCCCTCCCAATAATCCGATTGCAAAACTTGTCGAATTCGCACTTGCTAATCTTTGAACTAAACAATCTTCTGATCAGATCAAAGTATTTGTCAGCTCTCTGATGCCCAATCTTTCGCACAATTAGCGCTTTCAGCTCCAAAGTGTCGATACGAGAAAAGCTCTGATTGAGCACCATTTTCCCCCAACTCCACTTcccaaaattcaccaaaaccAGATCCTCATCGAAGCCTCGAATTCTCCAGCAAAACCCAGATCACAGAAGACATGATCTTCAATCcaaaacctaaaaccctaattttcagACAATGCTTTCACCTGTATGTTCACCAAAATTACAGCAACAGAAGTAAATTTCTCAATTTCTCAATCCAAACGAACGAGGGTAGTCAAAGTTTGCTCAAATTACTAAAATTAGAAAGACAGAAATCATTGGGAACTAAACGTTGACCATATCAAGAGCTCACCGACACAGAGATCAAAATATCTTTCCTGCAATTCAAAAAGTAGAAGGAAAGAGTAGCGGAAGCAAAAAACGCAAAAATATTTGACAGATTTCAGCAACAATTTACAGAAATGAAAGAAATCCAGTTGAGATTTGGGCGCGAATTGAAAACCCAACAAGCAAATTGACCAAAGaacgatgagagagagagagagagagagagagagagagatagagagagaggcaCCTGAGGCGAAGGTGGCCGAGGTTAGATTGACCCCCTTGAGAGTTGTAGTGtgttttttcctctctttttttggTGCTTTTGGTTTGTGTGTTTAATTTGAGAgatatttctgttttttttattttttattttttttatttttttttattttttttgtggggAGAACTATTTCTGTTCTTGTTATAACAAGGACAGACCAAACAGGGCTAACAAGTGAAGGGCTTTTGTGCGCTTTCAGAACCTTCTTCTCTGAAATGCACGTGCCTCTTTGTGAGTTTGGGAAACTCGGGTGTGAAGACTTGTTAAGGGCCTGTTTGATTGCGTTCATTTTTTGATTTGGTAATAAGTTGCCAACCGGCTCGCCGACAGCAGCGGCTCGTCCACTGGCGACCAACCGGGGCATGGCGGCGGTGACCGTCCACACAGCGGCGCGTGGGAACCACATACCTACTTTAAGGTTATTCAACGTTTCGAATCACGTGATGCGCTCTatttaaacaaatttgagatTGTTTATCACGTTTGAATTAAAAAGCTTTAAAATTTACTTAGATGAGTACTAAAGGAATCTTTTTCACGTGTAAGCTTGAGTAACTTAGATACAAAGCAAGACGTCTCTTGAAGAGACACACTCAAAATTTATGTGAGCGGATCCCTTCTaactatttttcattaaatttttttataaaacttaattGTTTTAATGTAGTCATGGATGAGGCTAAGATAGTGAATGGTTAGTGATGGgtacatattttcatatattttaatcATATATTTCCTTTGGATTTTGTGTATATAAATGAGTTAAATGCACTAAtttatattgttttaatttataggCATTCAATACGGGAGGTACGTgaaaaagaagtgaaaaatgAGCTTTTTGAGTGTCTAGAGTAATTCCAATGGAGCAAGAGGCTAATTAACTGAACCGAGGCATATGCGTTACAACAAGAAGATGAGACTGCAACGGTTTTGGAAATCAAATGGACATGGGAGTGCTATTCAATGGAATTTAGGAGAGAACTTAATAATTAGTTTTATTATTtccgtttattttttattatttccattAGGATTAGTAATTAGTATGCTTTTAATTACCTTTAGGCGCTTGTTTGCCGTTTATTTTATATAAGGAGATCCTTCTTCTTATGA carries:
- the LOC103430147 gene encoding uncharacterized protein, whose translation is MVLNQSFSRIDTLELKALIVRKIGHQRADKYFDLIRRLFSSKISKCEFDKFCNRIIGRENVNLHNGLIKSILKNACLAKHPPLTGVRKRGCTLNVKVANGYQKDALHSINADAVSPSPDRILSPVNRERKFQDRPSPLGPNGKSQHFSKAQEQQSATELLSFGSRPPVEVASVEDGEEVEQDAGSPAIQSRSPVTAPLGIYLGGSRKSLPNVSVSGAYHPVTCQNSGELPDTRSLRNRLERKLEKEGINVSIDCVNLLNNGLDAYLKRLMEPCIRLGGTRHGSDHLKQVSGSYPYNDGSNGMLRGRHMQRETKSTYATMSDFCASVELNPQMLGVDWPIQLEKIVLRASEE
- the LOC103430146 gene encoding protein SYM1-like — protein: MTAAFRRSTNLTRLLHKNSITDPIAPRRLLQTQTQTQTPSKAYLRFPQVFRKARDYDLSPSVFSSAFSSSKSSVEAPSASKLGFVGWYLGMIQSRPILTKSVTAALIYTAADLSSQTLAKSSLSESYDLVRTARMAGYGMLVLGPSLHFWFNLMSKALPKRDMFSTMKKMAMGQLLYGPTMTSVFFSLNACLQGENGEEIVARLQRDLFPTLLNGVMYWPICDFITFRFIPVHLQPLVSNGFSYLWTIYMTYTAGLEKAGTRTS